The following are encoded in a window of Flavobacterium cupriresistens genomic DNA:
- a CDS encoding S24 family peptidase translates to MSELERIKIAVKTLISLGIGKNQEEIGKLMGYKSKSSFSQVLNEKVPLPGEFVTKLCKLSDRLEKNWVTTGKGNVLKSDNENKQVNMRSNSDRTNLSESNDDNLIKEKGIPLIPIDAMAGYGAGDIQVMEYETERFIVPTFKGSDYLINVRGSSMYPKYNSGDIVACKHLPLDTFFQWNKVYVLDTVQGVLIKRICKSENEEYITIVSDNKNYDPFELHKSDIRSIAIVTGVIRLE, encoded by the coding sequence ATGTCTGAATTAGAGAGAATTAAAATAGCCGTTAAAACATTGATAAGTTTAGGTATAGGCAAGAATCAGGAGGAAATCGGTAAACTAATGGGGTACAAAAGCAAGTCTTCATTTTCACAAGTACTTAATGAAAAAGTGCCGTTACCCGGGGAATTCGTGACTAAACTTTGTAAATTGAGCGACCGTTTAGAAAAAAACTGGGTTACTACTGGAAAAGGTAATGTTTTAAAAAGCGACAATGAAAATAAACAAGTTAATATGAGAAGTAACTCAGATAGGACTAATTTATCAGAGTCAAATGATGATAATTTAATAAAAGAAAAAGGAATACCGCTTATACCGATAGATGCAATGGCAGGATATGGCGCGGGAGATATTCAAGTTATGGAGTACGAAACAGAACGTTTTATAGTTCCCACTTTTAAGGGATCAGATTATTTAATCAATGTCCGGGGTAGCTCAATGTATCCAAAATACAACAGTGGCGATATTGTAGCATGCAAACATTTGCCTTTAGATACTTTCTTTCAGTGGAACAAAGTTTACGTATTAGATACCGTTCAGGGAGTTCTAATAAAACGTATTTGTAAGTCTGAAAATGAAGAATATATCACAATCGTAAGTGATAATAAAAATTACGACCCTTTCGAGCTACATAAATCTGATATTAGATCAATTGCAATAGTAACTGGAGTAATAAGACTTGAATAG